In Halobacterium sp. R2-5, the following are encoded in one genomic region:
- a CDS encoding AEC family transporter gives MVDVLGIFLGAVGPIVAIAGVGYVLGTFKDVDPGPLNTAVVYVLAPALVFHSLAVTELAASTLQWLTVGIVAFTVAMWAVGEFAGRLLGEREPILSALVLTVMFTNAGNLGIPVSDFAFGGVGRQTAVVFLSVQSVLMYTLGVYVASRSGGSPGLAGVKRVFRLPLVYAVVAALGARALDLVPPTSNAGMEAIQLTGDASIPIMLLILGVQLARTDAGTAVSRTWSATVLRLGVAPVVGLAVALVLPFGDATVARVFVLEAAMPAAVTPVILVGEFAAGVRSDGVSVPEYVSTCVLVTTLLGVPVLTALIAVLQSGVVL, from the coding sequence ATGGTCGACGTCCTCGGCATTTTCCTCGGCGCGGTCGGCCCTATCGTCGCCATCGCCGGCGTCGGCTACGTCCTCGGGACGTTCAAGGACGTCGACCCGGGACCGCTGAACACGGCGGTCGTCTACGTGCTCGCGCCCGCGCTCGTCTTCCACAGCCTCGCAGTCACCGAACTCGCGGCGTCGACGCTCCAGTGGTTGACCGTCGGCATCGTCGCGTTCACGGTCGCGATGTGGGCCGTCGGGGAGTTCGCCGGCCGCCTGCTCGGCGAGCGGGAGCCGATTCTGAGCGCGCTCGTGCTCACCGTGATGTTCACGAACGCCGGCAACCTCGGCATCCCCGTCTCGGACTTCGCGTTCGGCGGCGTCGGCCGACAGACCGCGGTCGTCTTCCTCTCCGTGCAGTCCGTGCTCATGTACACCCTCGGCGTCTACGTCGCCTCCCGGAGCGGGGGTTCGCCGGGGCTCGCGGGCGTCAAGCGGGTGTTCCGGCTCCCGCTCGTGTACGCCGTCGTCGCTGCGCTCGGCGCCCGAGCGCTCGACCTCGTCCCGCCGACCTCCAACGCCGGCATGGAGGCAATCCAGCTCACCGGCGATGCCTCCATCCCCATCATGCTGCTCATCCTCGGTGTCCAGCTCGCGCGCACCGACGCCGGCACCGCCGTCTCCCGCACGTGGTCGGCGACCGTGCTGCGACTCGGCGTCGCGCCCGTGGTCGGTCTCGCCGTCGCGCTCGTGCTCCCCTTCGGAGACGCGACGGTCGCGCGCGTGTTCGTCCTCGAAGCCGCGATGCCGGCGGCCGTCACCCCAGTCATCCTCGTCGGCGAGTTCGCCGCGGGCGTGCGCTCCGACGGCGTCTCAGTCCCCGAGTACGTCTCGACGTGCGTGCTCGTCACGACGCTGCTCGGCGTACCCGTGCTGACGGCGCTCATCGCGGTGCTGCAGTCGGGCGTCGTGCTCTAG
- a CDS encoding multidrug efflux SMR transporter — MSPWLVLLVAGLFETVWAIGLAYTDGFTEPLPSVATLAAMGISVYLLSRAVEQIPVGTAYAVWTGIGAVSTAILGVYLFDEPVSVVRAACIGLVVVGIAGLQVTGSGHA; from the coding sequence ATGTCACCGTGGCTGGTGTTGCTCGTCGCCGGACTGTTCGAGACCGTGTGGGCGATCGGACTGGCGTACACGGACGGGTTCACGGAGCCGCTGCCGTCGGTCGCGACGCTGGCGGCGATGGGTATCTCCGTCTACCTGCTGTCGCGGGCCGTCGAACAGATTCCGGTCGGCACGGCGTACGCGGTGTGGACGGGCATCGGCGCGGTCTCCACGGCGATTCTCGGCGTCTACCTCTTCGACGAGCCGGTGTCCGTCGTGCGCGCGGCCTGCATCGGGCTGGTGGTCGTCGGCATCGCGGGCCTCCAGGTGACCGGCAGCGGGCACGCCTAG